The nucleotide sequence TGTTCGTATCGACACAACCAACTTAGACATAAACGAAGTAGTTAACGTTGTTCTTTCACACCTTAACACAGATGATTTATAAGTTCTGTTGCTTACTGGGCATAATTTTATATAAACTGTTGTTCAGGTTTAAGTCAGCCGGAAGGGAAAATTTTCCTCCCAAAGGCGGCTGCATTCTGGCCAGTAATCATTTAAGCCATTTAGATCCCCTGGCCTTAGGCATACCGTCTTATCGCCGGCTCAATTTTATGGCTAGAAAGAGCCTGTTTAACAATAAGCTGTTTGCTAAATTCTTAAATTCAGTTGATGCCTTTGCTGTCGAAGACAAAGATCTGGGTCTTTCGGGAATGAAAGAGGCATTAAGGAGACTGAAGGCAGGTAAAGTTGTGGCCCTGTTTCCCGAAGGGACAAGAAGCAAGGACGGAAAACTGCATCCGGGTAAAATCGGGGTCGGCCTGCTGGCGTTGAAGTCTAACGTTCCGATAGTTCCGGCCAGGATCTTTGGCACAGACCAGGCTTTGCCGATTGGCGCGAGATTCATCAGGTTGAGACCGGTCAGTGTCTACTTTGGCCGTCCGCTGAGGTTTGGCCAATCTTATCAACAGGGAAATAAGAAAGATAATTATTTAAGAGCCAGTCAATCAATCATGGAGCAAATATCTAAATTAGGGCCTCAAGTAAAATGAAGGTAATAGTTTCTGAGCATGTTGGATTTTGTTTTGGGGTTGAGCGGGCGGTAAAAAAGGCCGAGCGAATGCTTGACAATAGAGGTTTGTCAAATTATTCAGTCGGCCCCCTGATCCATAATCCCCAGACCATCGAAAAATTGACTGAAAAAGGTTTGAGGATAGTTAACCGGATAGAGCAGATAAAAAACGGAAGGCTGATAATCAGAGCCCATGGGCTTAGGCCTGAGTTACTCAGCAAGGCCAGGGCCAAAAACATAGAAGTAGTAGACTCTACCTGTCCTTTTGTTAAGAAGGTTCAGGAGGCTTCCTGCCGGCTTGTTAAACAAGGCTATGCGGTCATAATTGCCGGGGACAAAAACCATCCAGAGGTGAAATCAATAGGCGGTTTTACCGATGAGAAGGCAATGGTTGCAGCCGGGCCTTCTGATCTGGATAAGTTAAATCTGAATAAGAGCAGGAAAATTGCCTTATTGGCACAGACCACTCAGTCAAACAGCAATTTTCAGGCTATAATTAATAAGCTGGTTTCTAAAGGTCATTTTGAGGAACTGAGGATATTTAATACTATTTGCCGCGCTACGGTTGTCCGGCAAAGAGAAGCCAGGTCCATTGCCCAAAAAGTAGAAATGATGATAATCATGGGCGGAAGGCTGAGCGCTAATACCAAAAGATTGGCGGGAATATGTAAGGAGGCTGGCGTGGAAACTCATCATGTCGAAGCTGCCAAAGACATAAAGCCCTCCTGGTTTAGAAAAAAAAGAAGTATCGGCTTGGCCGGAGGGACTTCAACGCCGGCTTGGGTGATTAAACA is from Candidatus Omnitrophota bacterium and encodes:
- a CDS encoding lysophospholipid acyltransferase family protein, translated to MIYKFCCLLGIILYKLLFRFKSAGRENFPPKGGCILASNHLSHLDPLALGIPSYRRLNFMARKSLFNNKLFAKFLNSVDAFAVEDKDLGLSGMKEALRRLKAGKVVALFPEGTRSKDGKLHPGKIGVGLLALKSNVPIVPARIFGTDQALPIGARFIRLRPVSVYFGRPLRFGQSYQQGNKKDNYLRASQSIMEQISKLGPQVK
- a CDS encoding 4-hydroxy-3-methylbut-2-enyl diphosphate reductase, which gives rise to MKVIVSEHVGFCFGVERAVKKAERMLDNRGLSNYSVGPLIHNPQTIEKLTEKGLRIVNRIEQIKNGRLIIRAHGLRPELLSKARAKNIEVVDSTCPFVKKVQEASCRLVKQGYAVIIAGDKNHPEVKSIGGFTDEKAMVAAGPSDLDKLNLNKSRKIALLAQTTQSNSNFQAIINKLVSKGHFEELRIFNTICRATVVRQREARSIAQKVEMMIIMGGRLSANTKRLAGICKEAGVETHHVEAAKDIKPSWFRKKRSIGLAGGTSTPAWVIKQAADRLKKVYTDDHRRGKLTAHSL